Proteins co-encoded in one uncultured Bacteroides sp. genomic window:
- the gdhA gene encoding NADP-specific glutamate dehydrogenase, with protein MNIDLIMASLEAKHPGESEYLQAVKEVLISIEDVYNQHPEFEKARIIERLVEPDRIFTFKVPWVDDKGNVQINIGYRVQFNNAIGPYKGGIRFHASVNLSILKFLGFEQTFKNALTTLPMGGGKGGSDFSIRGKSDAEVMRFCQAFILELWRHIGPDTDVPAGDIGVGGREIGYMFGMYKKLAREFTGTFTGKGLEYGGSLVRPEATGFGGLYFVNQMLETKGIDIKGKTVAVSGFGNVAWGAVTKATQLGAKVVTISGPDGYIYDEEGISGEKIDYMLELRASGEDIVEPYAKKFNARFIPDHRPWEVKVDIALPCATQNEVNGEDAKLLIDNKVLCVGEISNMGCTPEAIDLFIENKIMYAPGKAVNAGGVATSGLEMSQNAMHLSWGAAEVDSKLHEIMHGIHAQCVKYGTEPDGYINYVKGANIGGFMKVAHAMMAQGIV; from the coding sequence ATGAATATCGATTTAATCATGGCTTCACTAGAAGCAAAACATCCTGGAGAGTCAGAATATCTCCAAGCAGTTAAGGAAGTGCTAATTTCTATTGAAGATGTTTATAATCAGCACCCTGAATTTGAGAAAGCCCGCATCATAGAACGACTGGTAGAACCCGACCGTATCTTTACATTTAAAGTGCCTTGGGTAGACGATAAAGGAAATGTGCAGATAAATATCGGTTATCGTGTTCAATTCAATAATGCCATTGGCCCATATAAAGGTGGCATCCGTTTTCATGCCTCAGTAAATCTTTCCATTCTGAAATTCCTGGGATTTGAACAAACATTTAAAAACGCACTGACCACCCTTCCGATGGGTGGAGGCAAAGGTGGATCAGATTTCTCCATTCGTGGTAAATCCGATGCTGAGGTAATGCGTTTCTGCCAGGCATTTATATTAGAACTTTGGCGCCACATCGGTCCCGACACAGATGTACCAGCCGGTGACATTGGTGTAGGTGGACGGGAAATAGGTTACATGTTTGGCATGTATAAGAAACTAGCTCGTGAATTCACCGGAACCTTTACTGGTAAAGGACTGGAATACGGTGGGTCTCTGGTTCGCCCCGAAGCAACCGGTTTCGGCGGATTATACTTTGTAAACCAAATGTTGGAAACAAAAGGTATTGATATTAAAGGCAAAACAGTTGCAGTTTCTGGTTTTGGAAATGTAGCCTGGGGAGCTGTAACAAAAGCAACCCAACTTGGAGCAAAAGTGGTAACTATTTCGGGTCCAGATGGATATATCTACGATGAAGAAGGAATCAGCGGAGAAAAAATAGATTATATGCTGGAACTTAGGGCATCAGGAGAAGATATTGTTGAACCGTATGCTAAAAAGTTCAATGCCAGGTTTATTCCTGACCACCGTCCGTGGGAAGTCAAAGTAGACATTGCATTGCCTTGCGCCACTCAGAATGAGGTGAACGGCGAGGACGCTAAGTTATTAATCGATAATAAGGTGTTATGCGTGGGTGAAATTTCCAATATGGGATGTACTCCTGAAGCAATAGACTTGTTTATTGAAAACAAAATAATGTATGCCCCTGGTAAAGCAGTTAATGCAGGTGGGGTAGCAACTTCAGGACTTGAAATGTCTCAGAATGCAATGCACCTAAGTTGGGGAGCAGCTGAGGTAGACAGTAAACTTCACGAGATTATGCACGGCATTCATGCTCAGTGTGTTAAGTATGGAACGGAACCAGACGGATACATCAATTATGTAAAAGGCGCCAACATTGGCGGATTCATGAAAGTGGCACATGCAATGATGGCACAAGGTATTGTATAA
- the ruvA gene encoding Holliday junction branch migration protein RuvA: MIEYIKGNIAELSPASAVIDCNGLGYFVNISLNTYSAIQNLSSVKLYIYEAIREDAYVLYGFADKQERNLFILLISVSGIGGNTARMILSALSPKELANVISSENANMLKTVKGIGLKTAQRVIVDLKDKIKLTDGSGSAGGIVSQNSEIQEEAVAALTMLGFNTAASQKVVFAILKDEPQAKVEQVIKLALKRL, from the coding sequence ATGATTGAATATATAAAGGGAAATATTGCAGAGCTTAGTCCGGCTTCAGCAGTAATTGATTGTAACGGGCTGGGATATTTCGTTAACATTTCATTAAATACCTATTCTGCTATTCAGAATCTTAGCAGCGTAAAACTTTATATTTATGAAGCAATTCGTGAAGACGCTTACGTACTTTATGGCTTTGCCGACAAACAAGAACGAAACTTATTTATACTGCTTATCTCAGTTTCGGGCATAGGCGGAAATACAGCCCGTATGATTCTTTCAGCCCTATCTCCCAAAGAATTAGCCAATGTAATCAGTTCGGAGAATGCTAATATGCTAAAAACGGTCAAAGGTATTGGCCTTAAAACAGCACAAAGAGTGATTGTGGATTTAAAAGACAAGATCAAGCTTACTGACGGCAGTGGCAGTGCAGGCGGAATAGTCAGTCAGAACTCAGAAATTCAGGAAGAAGCAGTAGCCGCACTCACCATGCTGGGCTTCAATACAGCCGCATCACAGAAAGTGGTTTTTGCTATTTTGAAAGATGAGCCACAAGCAAAAGTTGAGCAGGTAATTAAATTAGCATTAAAGAGATTATAA
- the lgt gene encoding prolipoprotein diacylglyceryl transferase yields MLAYITWNVDPAIFTIFGREIRWYGLLWGIGFLIGYEMVSRLFKYEKHPDAWVDKLFFYTIISSVVGARLGHCFFYEWDYYGAHPMQIFAIWNGGLASHGGVFALIIALMYYSKKVTHKSVWWLFDRMIPAIAVACACIRLGNLMNSEIFGFPTTMPWGFKFVRSAEWVREFNGLPCHPTQIYEMLYCIVALIVSLVMYWKFKLQSKVGLITGVCLIIFFGSRFALEFMKNPQVAAEVNMQLNIGQQLSIPLILLGAYLAISAIIKPDMKRLF; encoded by the coding sequence ATGTTGGCATATATAACATGGAATGTTGATCCGGCTATTTTCACGATTTTCGGTCGTGAGATCAGATGGTACGGATTGTTATGGGGTATTGGTTTCCTGATTGGATATGAGATGGTGAGTCGTTTGTTTAAATACGAAAAACATCCGGATGCATGGGTGGATAAACTGTTTTTCTATACCATTATCAGTTCAGTGGTAGGAGCTCGTCTTGGACACTGTTTCTTTTATGAATGGGACTATTACGGTGCGCACCCCATGCAGATATTTGCTATATGGAATGGTGGACTAGCCAGTCACGGCGGAGTATTTGCGTTGATTATTGCGTTGATGTACTATTCTAAGAAGGTTACCCATAAGAGTGTCTGGTGGTTGTTCGACCGTATGATTCCTGCCATCGCTGTAGCATGTGCCTGCATACGTTTAGGAAACCTGATGAATTCTGAAATCTTTGGTTTTCCAACAACAATGCCCTGGGGATTTAAATTTGTGCGTTCGGCAGAGTGGGTGAGAGAGTTCAACGGGCTTCCCTGTCATCCTACACAGATTTATGAAATGCTTTATTGCATCGTTGCACTAATTGTTTCTTTGGTGATGTACTGGAAATTTAAACTTCAGAGTAAGGTTGGTTTGATTACCGGAGTTTGCCTGATAATTTTCTTTGGTTCTCGTTTTGCATTGGAATTTATGAAGAATCCTCAGGTAGCCGCTGAAGTAAATATGCAATTAAATATTGGACAACAACTCAGCATTCCATTGATACTTCTTGGTGCTTATTTAGCTATCAGCGCTATTATAAAACCGGATATGAAAAGATTGTTCTAG
- a CDS encoding Xaa-Pro peptidase family protein has product MKSSNELALRQEKIRKLMIQSDIDAALITCNVNILYTCGQVLSGYCYLPVVGEPLYFVKRPSGLRGPQIHYIRKPEQIAELLKEKNIPFPETLMLEGDELSFTEYSRLTNIFPSARCVNGTPVIRDARSIKTDVEIELFRKAGAAHTRAYNQIPSIYQEGMDDRQFSIEIERIMRLEGCLGIFRVFGQSMEIFFGSVLTGSNAEAPSPYDFSLGGKGLSPALPGGLNGTKLEKGNTVMVDLGGNFNGYMCDMSRVYSIGKVCEEAYKAHQVCLEIQSEVIAMAKPGTVCETLYNKAIDIVTKAGFKDKFMGTKQQAKFVGHGIGLEINEAPVLAPRVKQELQPGMIFALEPKIVLPGVGPVGIENSWVISEHGIEKLTLCPEEIINLEMQ; this is encoded by the coding sequence ATGAAATCATCAAATGAATTAGCATTGCGTCAGGAGAAGATCCGGAAACTCATGATACAATCGGATATTGACGCTGCACTTATTACCTGCAACGTAAACATACTCTATACCTGCGGGCAGGTTCTCAGTGGATATTGTTATCTTCCAGTTGTGGGAGAACCATTATATTTTGTAAAACGGCCAAGCGGATTAAGGGGACCACAGATTCATTACATCCGAAAACCAGAACAAATAGCCGAATTACTGAAAGAAAAAAATATTCCCTTTCCCGAAACACTGATGTTGGAAGGAGATGAACTTTCATTTACAGAATACAGCCGTTTGACAAATATATTTCCTTCTGCCAGATGTGTGAACGGAACACCGGTCATCCGCGATGCCCGTAGCATCAAGACTGATGTGGAAATAGAACTGTTCCGCAAGGCAGGTGCCGCTCATACGCGGGCTTACAATCAGATACCTTCTATTTATCAAGAAGGAATGGATGATAGACAATTTTCTATTGAGATTGAGAGGATTATGCGATTAGAAGGATGCCTGGGAATCTTCCGCGTATTTGGTCAAAGCATGGAAATCTTTTTTGGAAGCGTGTTGACAGGAAGCAATGCCGAGGCCCCTTCCCCTTACGATTTTTCATTGGGAGGAAAAGGTCTAAGTCCTGCACTTCCCGGTGGACTAAATGGTACCAAACTAGAAAAAGGGAACACCGTAATGGTGGACCTGGGAGGAAACTTTAATGGCTATATGTGTGATATGTCGCGAGTGTATTCAATAGGCAAAGTTTGTGAAGAAGCATACAAAGCACATCAGGTTTGTCTGGAAATTCAATCGGAAGTCATCGCTATGGCAAAACCAGGAACTGTTTGTGAAACACTCTATAACAAAGCCATCGATATAGTAACCAAGGCTGGTTTCAAAGACAAATTCATGGGAACCAAGCAACAGGCCAAATTTGTTGGCCACGGCATCGGACTTGAAATAAACGAAGCACCCGTACTTGCTCCACGAGTAAAGCAAGAACTACAACCCGGAATGATCTTTGCTCTTGAGCCCAAGATTGTATTGCCGGGCGTTGGCCCTGTTGGCATTGAAAATTCATGGGTTATCAGTGAACACGGAATAGAAAAGCTTACGCTTTGCCCTGAAGAGATCATTAATTTGGAGATGCAATAA
- a CDS encoding septal ring lytic transglycosylase RlpA family protein produces MVNKTLFILFLLLTIVSTCISAQETGKATYYGKKLHGRNTASGIRYHNDSLTCAHRTYPFGTLLKVRNLNNDKEVIVKVTDRGPFGRSCIIDLSYCAAKEIDLLGAGIAPVEVCVYSPINVPFRAENETTHNWNLEVAVPHKLLPDIMDLSNPVNKSSLSK; encoded by the coding sequence ATGGTCAACAAGACATTATTTATCCTGTTTCTGCTACTAACAATTGTCAGTACTTGTATATCTGCTCAAGAAACAGGAAAAGCTACTTATTACGGAAAAAAACTGCATGGCAGAAACACCGCCAGCGGAATACGTTATCACAATGACAGCCTCACTTGTGCACATCGCACATATCCTTTCGGAACCTTATTGAAAGTAAGAAACCTGAATAATGATAAAGAGGTGATTGTGAAAGTGACAGACAGAGGTCCTTTTGGAAGAAGCTGCATTATCGACCTTTCTTATTGCGCAGCAAAAGAAATAGATTTACTCGGGGCTGGAATAGCTCCTGTAGAGGTATGCGTCTATTCCCCCATCAATGTGCCATTCAGGGCAGAAAATGAGACAACACATAATTGGAATCTCGAAGTTGCTGTGCCTCATAAATTGCTTCCTGACATCATGGATCTAAGCAATCCAGTTAATAAATCAAGCCTTTCAAAATAA